A window of Phycisphaerae bacterium genomic DNA:
ACGGACCTCTCGGCCGGTAAAGAACACGTCGTGACGCTCGTTTACCCCGATCAGGCGAATGACGACGACCGCGTCTCGATCTTGAGCCCGCTCGGCACCGCCCTGCTCGGGTATCGCGTCGGTGACGAGATTCGCTGGGAGGTGCCGGGCGGAAACCTGCACCTGCGGATCGAAGAGCTGCTCTACCAGCCGGAAGCCGCGGGAAATTACGGTGAGTAGGCGGCGCCTGCCGGCGCCTTGGCCCAGGAACCACTGTCATGTCCGACGCGCGAAAAACCAAAGCGGAACTCGCGGCCGAATCGCAGCGGCTGCGTGCCAAGCTGGCGGCGCTAGAGTCGCGGAACGTCGCCGTGCACGGTGCCGCAGATGCGCGCCTGAACCCGAGCGAGCATTTCCGAGCTGTGGCCGATTACACCTACGACCTGGAGTCCTGGATCGGCCCCGATGGCCGGCTGCTGTGGGTGAACCCGGCGGTCGAGCGATTGACGGGGTACTCGGTCACCGAGTGCCTCGCGATGGCTGACTATCCACTGCCGCTCATCCATCCGGCCGATCAGCCGCGGATGGCGGGGGTATTTGCAGAAGCACGCGCCGGGTCCAGCGGCAACGACGTTCCGTTTCGCCTGCGGGCCAGGGACGGGGGCATACGCTGGGTGGCCGTCTCATGGCAGCCGCTCCAGGCCACTGACGGCCGGCACCTGGGATACCGATCCAGTATTCGGGACATTACCGACCGTAAGGAGGCCGAGGAGGCACTCCAAGCGCAGCGCGCACTGCTCGATGGCATCATCACGCACATTCCGTGTGGCGTGTACTGGAAGGACCGCGAGTTGCGCTATCGCGGCTGCAACGCCGAATTCGCGCGGGCCGCCGGGGTGTCTACTCCCGCGGAGATTGAGGGCAAGACCGATCACGAACTCGCCTGGGAGCCGGAGCAGACGGCCTGGTTCCGCCGCTGTGACGAGCGCGTTCTGACCACCGGCGAAGCGCTGCTGAACATCGAGGAGTCCGAGCGCCAGGCCGACGGGCGGGTCGCCCAGCTCCTGACCAGCAAGGTGCCGCTGCGGGATGCGGACGGCCAAGTCTGCGGCGTGCTGGGCGTGGACACGGACATCAGTGCGCTCAAGGCCGCCCAAGACGAGCTGCGCCGCGCCCATGACGAGCTTGAGCTGCGCGTGCAGGCCCGCACGGCGGAGCTCGCGACGGCCAACGACCAGTTGCGCCAGGAGATCGCCGAGCGCGTGCGTGTCGCGGAAGCGCTGCGTATGAGCGAGGAGCGTTACCGGCACGTCGCGGAGCTGACCTCCGATTTTGCGTATGCCCTTCGCATTTCGCCCGACGGCTCGTTCGAAGCGGAGTGGATCACCGACGCCTTTGCCCGCGTGACCGGTCACAGCCGGACGGAACTTGGCCCAGCACGCGCCCTGCTGGACCTCGTTCACACCGACGACCGGCCGGTTGTACTGCGCAGCGTGCAGTTGTTGCTGGCCGGGAAGTCCAGTGCAGCGGAATTCCGCATTGTGCGCGGAGACGGTGAAGTGCGTTGGCTGCACAATCAGGCCCGGCCGGAGTGGGACAAGCTCGCACGCCGCGTGGTGCGCATCCTGGGGGCGGCCCAGGACATTAGTCACGCCAAGCGCGCCGAGGAAGAGGCGCGCCAGCACCAGGCGGCCCTCATGCACATGGCGCGCCTGAGCACGATGGGCGGCCTGACCGCCCAACTGGCGCACGAGCTGAACCAACCGCTCTGCACGATCGTCGGCAACGCCCAGACGGCGCAGCGCCTGCTGGGGGCGGACCCGCCGGACATTGTGGAAACACGCGCCGCGCTGAACGATATCGTCACGCACGGCAACCGCGCGGCGGACATCATCCGTCGGCTGCGCGACTTTCTGCGGCTCCAACAGCCGCGCCCGGTCGTGCTGAACGTCGAACGCGTGATCGCGGATATCGCGGCGCTCGCCGAGGCCGATGCACGTCAGCACGATGCCAGCATCGATTTCGGCGTCGCCGCACAATTGCCGACCGTACGGGGCGACCCCATCCAATTTCAGCAGGTCATCCTCAACCTGATCCGTAACGGACTGGAAGCCATGACGGCAATGCCGGCCGGCACGCGCGCCCTCACCGTGCGGGCGCGGTTGGACTACGCGGGCCGGGTCGTCATCGGCGTGAGCGACCTGGGACCGGGCCTTCCGGATGCGGTGGCGGCGCGCATCTTCGAGCCGTTCTTCACCACCAAGCCCAGCGGGCTCGGCATGGGCCTGGTCATCAGCCGCTCCATTGCGGAAGCCTACGGTGGGAGCCTGTGGATGACGAAGAACGCGGAGCGCGGTGTGACCTTTCACCTGGCGCTGCCCGCCACGACAGCGGAGGAAGAACCGTGACATCCGGTGCCGGGCGTGGCGTGGTAGTCGTAGTTGATGATGACGCGGGCGTGCGTCAGATGATCAGCCGCATGGTGCGCTCGGTCGGTTTGCGCGTCGAAACCTACGGCTCGGTGCAGGAGTTTTTGGACCTGTATGACCCGCGGCAGGCCGGTTGCCTCGTCCTGGATGTCCGCATGCCGGGGCAGAGCGGTCTGGATCTGCAGGAACGTCTCGCCGCGTTGGAGGTTCCGCTGCCGATCATCTTCATCACGGGGCACGGCGATATCGCGATGGGCGTGCGCGCGATGAAACGCGGCGCCCTGGATTTCATTGAGAAGCCTTTTCAGGACCAGGTTCTGCTCGACGCGATTCACGCCGCGCTGACGCGGGCCACGGAAATGCACGACGTGGCCCAAGCGCGCGACGATGCACGTCAGCGCCTCGCCACGCTGACGCCGCGCGAGCGCGAGGTGCTCGCCCTGGTCGTGGACGGACTGGCGAACAAGCAAATCGCCGCGCGGCTCGGCACCGCGGAGCAGACCATCAAGATGCACCGCGGCCGCCTAATGAGGAAGATGGGCGCCGATTCGCTGCCGGCGCTGGTCCGCTTGGCCCAGCTCGGCGGGGTCGCCGCCGATCCACGTCGCTGACTACTGCCCGCCGCCGCGTGCAGCCCCGGGGGCATACGAAAGTATGCCCCGGGCCACACCAACGTTGTCTTTGATCCACCTTCCGCGCAGCTATCTTTTCTGTAGTGCTACTAGGCATTGAGCAGGCCGCTGGGGGCGGCTCGTGGCCGAGGGCGCGGATGTCGCCCGAGTGCGCGGGGCGCAGGAGTCACAGACCCATGCATAAAGACGGTTTTGGCAACCTGGAAGAGTGGGGCCGTGTACTGACGCAACTGGAGCAGTTGCGGCAGGATCGGCGATTGGACGAGCATCAGGATGGGTTGGTGCGCCTGTTGCGCTATCCGGACAACTGGCGCTTGCGGGAGGCGGCGCTGGAATTCGCCCGGGACGTACGGCAGCCCACGGAGCCGCTCGTCACGGCGGTGCTGCAGATCCTGACCAACGAGGACCTGTACTACGAGGTACGCGTTCTGGCCGCCGAGGCGCTGGCCGCCCTGCTCCCCGCCGCCCGCACAGGCAGGGATGGGCGCAATCGAGAGTTGGAGCAGCGCGCCCTGGAGCAGATGCACGCGTTGCTCGACGCCACGCATCCACCGGTGCTGCACCAGGCGGTGCAGCGTGTACTACCCACGATTGAGTGAACGCTTCTCAAACGCCGGCTGCACACGGAGTTGTGCGGCGGTGCATCGAAGGATGTCGCAGCCATGATCATCGGAATTCCCAAAGAGATTCTCCCCGAGGAACGACGGGTCGCTGCCCTGCCCGAGACGGTGAAGAAATTCGTTGAACTGGGCTTTGAGGTTCTGGTCGAAACGCACGCAGGGCGCGGGGTCTTTCGTGCGGACGACGAATACGTCGCCGCGGGCGCGCGGATCGCCCCCGATGCCGCCAGCCTCTTTCAGCGCGCGGATGTCGTGCTGAAGGTGAAGCAGCCGCACTTCAACCAGAATGCCGGCCGCCACGAAGCGGAGATGCTGCGCGAGGGCTCCATCCTGATCACCTTCCTGCATCCGGCCGCACCGGCCAATCACGACATAATCCGCACCCTGCGCGACCGCAACATCACCGCGCTGACGATGGACGGCATCCCGCGCACCTCGCGGGCGCAGACGATGGACGCGCTGACCTCGATGAGCACGGTGACCGGCTACAAGGCGGTGCTCATCGCGGCTAGCCATTTTCCGCGCTTCATTCCGATGATCGGGACGGCGATCGGCGCCGTTCAGCCGGCGGAGATCCTGGTCGTCGGCGCCGGCGTCGTCGGACTCCAGGCGATCGCGACCGCGAAGCGCCTCGGCGCCAGCGTGAAAGCCATCGACATCCGGGCCGACGCGCGGCGCGAAGCGGGGAGTCTCAAGGGCACCAAGGTCGTCGGCTTTGAGGTACCGGAAGAGCTGGCTGTCGGCGACGGGGGTTATGCCCGCGCCTTGCCGGACGAGTGGCTCGAACGCGAGCGGACCCTGCTGCGGGCCATCGCGCCGCAGATGGACATCATCATTCTCAGCGCCCTCGTGCCCGGCGAGATCGCACCGGTCCTCCTGACAGATGAAACGGTGCGCCGCATGCGGCCGGGTTCCGTCATTGTCGACGTTTCCATCGACCAGGGCGGCAACTGCGCGCTCACCGAAGCGGGACGCGAGATCGTTGCGCATGACGTGCACGTGTGCGGGACCGCTAATATTCCCGGGTCAGTCGCGGTCGATGCAACCTGGCTGTACGCCCACAACATGCTGCATTACGTGGAGAACCTGTTCCGGGATGGTCCCGGCACCTTCAACGCGGATGACGAGATCGTGCAGCGCTCGCTCGTCACGCGCGACCACCGCATCATCCACACGGGGGCGCTCAAGGCAATGGGCACGACGTAGCGGCTTCTGCAGATAGCAGCGAGGAAGTGTCATGTTCGATGTGCTTCTCATGATCGTGATCTTCGTGCTGGCTTTCGCCGTCGGCTACGTGCTGATTGTGCGTGTACCGCAAATGCTGCACACGCCCCTCATGTCCATGACCAACGCCATTTCGGCCGTCACGATCCTGGGCGCGTTCCTGCTGTTCGCGGTGCCGACGAGCACCGTGGAAAAGCTGTTGGGCGGGGTGGCGATTGTCACGGCGATGTTCAACGTCGTCGGCGGATTCGTGATCACCGACCGCATGCTGGGCATGTTCAAAAAGAAGGATGCGGCAGTGTAAGTCTGGTTGCGACCATCCAGCTTCGCCGGCCACCGTCATAAAGCAGAGAGTGACGTATGTCAGGGCTTTGGATCGACCTTGGGATCATCCTGATCCTCATTGCGGGGATCGCGCAGTTCCGTACGCCAAGGGCCGCCCGGAGGGGGAATCTCACGGCAGCCGTGGCCCTATTGTGTGCGGTCGTGGTCGTGCTGGCTCGCCACGGTGTGCTCCACGTCCCGCTCGTGGTAATCATGGCGCTCCTCGGCAGTTGCCTGGGCGGCTGGGTGGCCACCCGCGTGAACATGATTCAGATTCCCGCGATGGTCGCGTTCCAGCACGGGGCGGGGGGCGTCGCCGCATTCCTCGTCTCGTTCGTTGAACTGACCCGCGACTCCGCCGAACCGCTGACGCAGACCGCCGAGATTGCCGCGCTGCTGGGACTGGTGATCGGCGCCGCGACGTTCAGCGGCAGCGTGCTCGCAAGTGCGAAGCTGGCTAACCGCCTGCGCCAGACGCCCACGCGTTTGCCGTACCACAATGGACTCCTGCTCGCGAACCTGGCCGCGCTGATCGTGCTCGGCGTGTGGACGGGCGTGACTGCGAGCAGCGGGGTGGTTCTGGGGACTTCCCTGGCGCTGATTGTGGGTGCGGTGGTGCTCGGCATCATCTTCGCCATTCGTATCGGGGGCGCGGACATGCCCGTGCTGATCTCGTTCTTGAATGCGACCGCGGGGTTGGCGGCGGCGTTCTGTGGGATCGCCATTGGCAACCGCCTGCTCATCGCGTGCGGCGCCACCGTGGCCGCGTCGGGCTCGATCCTCACGCACGTGATGTGCCGGGCGATGAACCGCGGCCTGGTGGGCGTGTTCGCGGGGTTGCGGCCGCACCATGCACCCGCCGCCGCGCCGCAGGCATCCACGGCCGCGATCCGCCCGGCTGCGGCCGCGTCGCCCGCGCCGGTGGCCGTCCCGTGCCCGCCTGCCGATACTGCGCGCGAGGCCGGAGCGCTGCCCGAGGCGCCGCCTGCCGATCCGTCCGCGCGAGCAGCTGATCTGCTCCGGACGGCCCGCAGCGTGATCATCATCCCCGGCTATGGCATGGCGCTCGCCGAAGCGTCGGAGGAAGTTGTTCAACTGGGAGAGCAGTTGACCGCGCTGAACAAGGCAGTGCTGTTCGCGATTCACCCCGTCGCCGGACGGATGCCGGGCCACATGCACGTGTTGCTGGCCGAAGCGGAAGTCGATTACGGAAAGCTCCGCGAACTGAAAGATGTCAACGGCCAGTTCGCTCAGACTGACGTGGCGCTGGTTGTGGGGGCCTGCGACGTGGTCAATCCGGCGGCGATCGAGGCGACGGACACGCCGATTTCGGGCATGCCGATCCTGCGGGCCGACGAAGCTCGGCACGTTATTGTCTGCAATCTAGACGAGCGCCCGGGCTACTCGGGCGTCCCGAACCCGCTCTATCACAACCCGAAGACGATTCTGCTGCTCGGCGACGCTCAGACGACGATCGGCGCGCTGCGGCAACGGCTGGAGGACCAGACTCGTGGCGCAACCGGAGCCTCTGAAGCCGCGCCTCCGCTGGCGCGGGAGTTGGTGGAACACCCGGCCAGTAAATACAACACCGCCGGGTAGCGCCACCAGCGCCATGCCCGCGACGGCTCGCTTGGAGGCACTGCTGCGTGCCGTCGAGCAGCTCGACGATGATGAAATGCGGCAGTTACCCCTCTTGCTCGCCAACAAGCTGAAGGCGCTCGACCAAGCGCGGGCGGCGGAATTACGGGACTGCATCGGCGCGCGTTGCGACGTGATTTGGCCCGGCGAGGCTGAGTACTTTGATGCCACGTTGGTCGGCGTCGATGAGGATGCCGGTTTGGCCCAGATATCGCTGTCGCGCAACGGCCCCGTCTGGAGTGTACCGCCTTACGCTGTGAGATTGGACTGAAGACAATCGGCATCAAATCTAGCAGGGCCCAGTAGCTGCCCCAGCAGGAGGCCTTCAATGAAAGCCACCCAAACGCGTCGTCCGGCTGAAGCGAAGGCACGTGATGCGGCGCGACATCCCCAGCCAGCAGCGGACCCCGTCATTCCGGGGGAGGAGGCGATTCGCGAGCGCGCATACCAGATCTTTCTCGCGCGTGGTGACGTGCCTGGCAGCGCGCTACAGGACTGGCTGCGGGCCGAGCAGGAGCTGCGTTCTCAGTCGCGAGCCTGACTTACGAATCGCAACCGATCTGGGACCGCGGCGGACAGCATCAAGGCGGCGATTTGCCGCATGAAGCACACGTGGCCTTTCCGCGGCGTTCGGAGAATGGCGCCGGTGTACTGCGGTCCCGAACCAGCCCGATGAGCACTGCCGCTCCAGAATACGCAGTCGCCGAGAAGAACCACTCGGCCGGACCGGTGACCCCACGTGTGAGCGCGAACGCCGCGACGGCCGCCCAAAACGTCTGGCACGCCCAACAGCCCAGGAGGTACTGGAGCGCCCGTCGGGGGAGCGAGATGCGCGAGAAGCGATGAAGCTCGGCGCGGCGGGCGTCGAGTTCGGGTTCGGTGAGCGGGACCGCGGCGGCGTGTTGCGAGCCACGGGCGACATCCTCGTCCCACTTCGTGCGGTTCGCGACCTCCCAATTGAGCCGGTTGAGCCGCTGGCGGCGCGGATTGTCGCGCAGCGCGAGCCGGTACTGGAGTTCTGCCGCCGGGAACGACCCGAAGATCGACTTCGCCAGCGCGCAGACCGCCAGGGTCCAGACGAAGAAGGACGCCACGTGCGCCCAGTCGGTGATGTCGAAGATGCTCGTCACGTTCAGGCCTCCATGCCTCCAGGTTTCGTTCGATCCGCGGGCGTCGTGCCAGCGGGCGTATTCACAGACGGTGCGGCATCATGCCCGTCGCGCCGCGCACTGCTCCAGTCGCTCGCGGAGCAGATGCCGCACGATCCGCGCTTCGGCCGGCGCGTTGCTGGGGTCCACGGTGAAGTCGCCGTTCTTTGGCAACCGCCATCCAGCATCGAGCTTGGCGAACAGCGCCGCGATGGCCGGGTCGCGCTCGATCAGCCATCGCCGCAAATCGGCTTGGGTCGTGCCGTTCAGCAGCTCGACCGCGCGGGCCATGACGTAATCGCAGGCCAGCAGCCCGAGCTCATCGTCCGGGCAGTACGCCGTCAGATGCACGCGCTTCGGGCCAACGTTGATCGACACGACCGGCATCGCCTCACGCTCCCTTCGCGCCGCCGACCACCAGCCGGCGTTCCCACATCCAGTGAATCTCCGGCGCCCAGGACGCCGACGCGTATGCCACGAGCCGCTGGAGCTCCTCGAAGCGCGTCGCGCCGGGGTCGCGATTCTCGAAGCCGATGTTGATCGCCCCGACGTTCGGCACACCGGCGCTCTTCGCGACCTCGCGCGCCAGCCGGCGGCAGCGGCCCCAGACGTTCGCGTCCAGCATCATGTAGACGGCGCGGTAGAACGGAACCGCGGCCACGACCATCGCGACCTGCGGCTCCGTCGGCAGCGAACCGAAGAACGCCGTCGCGACCGAGTCGTTTCCCGCCGGGATCGCGACCGTGACCATCAGCGCATCGAACGGCCCTTCAACCACGAAGAGCGTGTTCCCGCCAACCCGCACGCGGTCGGCATCGTAGATCGTCGTCTTGTGCCCGCCTTCGACCGGGTAGCTGAGCCAGCGCTTGCGCTGCCGGGCGTCGATTGCCCGCGCCGTGTAGCCGAGCTCCCGGCCGCTTTCACGGACCGGGAACACCACGCGCCGCTCCTGCTCGTCGAAGCGTAGATCGAACCGGGGGATGAGTTCGTCGAGGCGTGCTGCGGGAATGCCGCGCCCGACCAGGTAGTCGTAACCCAGCTGGGCGATGCCCTTGGGCGCCAGCGGCGATAGCGCACTCACATCACGCACGTTCCGGCTCCAGTCCACGTCTCACAGGGGCAATCGTGCATCCACGTTGCCGGGTCCTTGGTCAGGTCGTAGTTCCGCAAGCGCGGCACACCGCGGCCCTCGTACGGCGGCAATCCGCCGTTGCGCCCAGGGAAGTGCCGATACGGCCGGCCCGAGCCGTCAAGGTTCAGATCGACCGCGACCCAGGCCGCCTCGCCCTTGCACACCGGGAAATCGCCCAGCGAGCACTGGCAGATGTGGCCCGTGCAGCAGGCCGACCCTGCCCACGCCGAGAAGCACCCGCTCTGCGAATCGACGAACTGCGTGCACAGCGGCCCGTACTCCCCGTGGTAGCCGTAGCCGGGGATCGCCGGCGGCAACGCCAGCGTGTCGCCGAACGAGCAGTCCGGACTACAGCCCGGCATCCCGTCGCAGCCGGAGTACCACGATGGCACGAGGCCGCGCCAGTAGATGCCGGTGACCTCGTGGAACCACAGGCCGCTGTCCGGGCCCATCGGGTAGGTTTCACCGCAGCCGAACATGTCGCCCAGGCAGTTGCCGCTGAACTCACTGCCCGGCGGACCCGTCGCCTTGAAGTACAGGCCGGGATGCCACACATGATCCAGGCGGTTTTTCTTGAACTGCCCGCCGTGCGTCGCATCCCAGCCGTGGTTGCAGGTGTCCGGCGTGCAGGCGTAGTAGCTGTAGCCCTCGACGCGGCGGAGGCAGTGATAGCCCTTGTACGGGTCGCTCTCACACTGCAGGGTCTGCCAATCCACGCTCTTGCAGCCCTTCTCGTCGCTGTGATAGCCGCAGCCGGGCGAAGCCTCCATGTCCGAGTCGTACCCGTCGCAGACCGTGTCCTCCCAGTAGTGGCGATCGCAGGGGCACTCCTCGCCGCCGCGGTAGTGCGAGTAGCCGCTCTTGCGGCTCATCATGTGGCACTTGGCCGACTGGCAGTTCTGCGTGCACTCTTCCCAGCTTGGCCGCGTCCACGGGACGCAGGTGTCGGAGAACTCCGTGTACTCGTCGTCGTAGCCCGGCCCCCACTGGTGATACCAGTAGCCCAGCGCGTGATCGTACGGCCAACAGCCCTCCGCGTTGGCGCAGCACTTGTCGCAGGCCTTGCGGTACTCCGCGCCGCCGTCGCCGAAGCAGTCGTGGTGGAACAGGTACTTGTGGTAGCCGCAGTCCTTACCCATGAACTGGCCGGGCGTGCGCTTACGGGTGCAGACCGCGATGCTGGTCCACACGCCGTAGTCGATCAGGTAATCGACCGCGTCGATGATTTCCTGGATGTGGACGGCCTCGATCACGTCGCCCGGGCGCAGGCCCCAGCTCGGGTACTTCGCCCAGACCTGTGCGAAGTCGTCCCAGTTGGGCTTGTACATCAGGATGAACGTGCCCGGCGCCGTGCCCCACGAGTACCCGCCGCCGTAGCACGGGTTGTCGAAGTGCAGGTCGTCGGTATAAAGCATGTTGATGCCGCGCCAGGTCTTCCGCGCCGCGGCGCTGCCCCACGTCTCGCCCTGGCCGGGTTGATGGTTCGGGTGATTGTGTAGCGGGCGCGGATCGGGCGTCGGCCCGCCCACGAGGCCCTTGCCGCCGGTCATGTAGTGCGGGTGGACGTTGGAGCCGCTCCAGCGGAACTTGATCGGCATCGGCACGCAGCACAGGCCGTCGTCGCCGCCGCGGAAACGCGGGTTGTGGTGGAAGGCGTCGCAGCGGTCGTCGGTCTCGGCGCAGGTGTCGTACTCACCGGTGCAGCAGTCGCCGCCCAGCCACGACAGCACGAAGCGGACCATGTTGAGCAGCCCGGGCTGGATCGTCTCCCCGCCGTCGCAGGCGAAGAAGTCCGTGCCGTGCCGGACGTTGATGCCGCCGTAGTCCTCCAGCATCTCGGGCAGGCCGTAGGCGTAGGGGTTGAAGTGGGTGAACCACTGGAGGTAGTAGGCGTCCGCATCCGCCGGTGCGCTGTCGGCGCCGGGGTCGTACTTCGTGATGTCGGGGTCCTGCGGGTCCGGGTCGTTGTAGAAGTACCGCACATACCAGCGCAGCTCGGTCGCGTGGGCGTACGGACCGCGCTGCGCCGTGTATGTCGGTCCGCCGCTCATCGCGACGAACGACCAGGCCGACCACGCGCCGCCGGGCGCCTTCGTTTGGCAGTAGAGCCGCACGTTCGTCGGCGTGGGCACGCCGCCGGGCTTCGCGTAGGTGAACGTGACGACCTGGCCGGGCTTCTGGGTGTAGCCGACGCCGTCCTGGCGGCCGGGCTGAGTCGCGCCGAACCAGCCCGCGCCCTCGGGGTCGAACGGGTCGCTGGCCTGGTCGCGCGCGACGCTGCCCAGCGGAAAGTACGTCCGGTCGTGCGTGCCGGCCGCGAACTGCCCGGCTGGATCGCCCGAGCGCGTGCGGATCGGCACGCTCGGCTTGGGCATCGGGCAGCAGGGCGGATTCTCACCCAGGGCCGCGTATTCCTTGCCTCCCGGCTGGTAGTCCCAGCAGGTGCCGGTCTCGTTGCAGCCGATCGGGCCGAGCAGCAGCCGGCGCTCCCACATCTCCGGCCCCCACAGGCAGCGCGGATGCTGACGGTCGTACCACTGGCGCTTCGGGCTGCCGTTGGGCCGCGATCCGAACACCGCGTAGAGCAGGCCTTCGAGCTTCTCGAGTGCCAGCGCGAACTTGCCGCCCAGCGTGTCCTCCCAGTTGATCTGGCCCGGGCCGGCGGGCGGTGAGCCCTTGGGCAGCACCTTCACGCCGGGCGGATGCAGGTCGGACCACCGGAGCTGGCCGGGGACCGTACCGCCGCGCGTGGCCAGCGTCTCCTCGCCGTGCGAGTGCGTCCCGTACGTCGCGTGCTGCTCGCTGGTGATGTCGACGAAGGCCACGGTTACACCCCGTCCAGCTGGAACTTCGCCTTGGCCGGCACGCGCAGCGTGTCACCATTCGGCACACTCACCGGCGGGTCGATCTTGGTGACCCACATGAGCTCGTTGCTCCCGCCCACAACGCCGTACACCGCCAGGCCGCTGAACGGGCCGATGGCTGCGCCGCTTGTGTTTTGCCACTGCGGCGCGCTGGCGGATTCCACGTGCGGCGGCGGACCGGCGACGTAGGTCCACGAGCTGAGCGCGGCCGCAGCGAAGTGCGCGTGGAAGAACGGCGCGAGGTCGGCGTACGCCGTCCGCCGCGTGATCGCCGGGGCCGTGGCCAGCAGCGGCCGGCAGTAGATCGTCGTGTACCGGCTGCCGGTCTTCTGGAACGCGTATTTTGCGAAGCGCACCGCGAAGTCGCGCGTAAT
This region includes:
- a CDS encoding DUF2934 domain-containing protein, whose product is MKATQTRRPAEAKARDAARHPQPAADPVIPGEEAIRERAYQIFLARGDVPGSALQDWLRAEQELRSQSRA
- a CDS encoding NAD(P) transhydrogenase subunit alpha produces the protein MIIGIPKEILPEERRVAALPETVKKFVELGFEVLVETHAGRGVFRADDEYVAAGARIAPDAASLFQRADVVLKVKQPHFNQNAGRHEAEMLREGSILITFLHPAAPANHDIIRTLRDRNITALTMDGIPRTSRAQTMDALTSMSTVTGYKAVLIAASHFPRFIPMIGTAIGAVQPAEILVVGAGVVGLQAIATAKRLGASVKAIDIRADARREAGSLKGTKVVGFEVPEELAVGDGGYARALPDEWLERERTLLRAIAPQMDIIILSALVPGEIAPVLLTDETVRRMRPGSVIVDVSIDQGGNCALTEAGREIVAHDVHVCGTANIPGSVAVDATWLYAHNMLHYVENLFRDGPGTFNADDEIVQRSLVTRDHRIIHTGALKAMGTT
- the rnk gene encoding nucleoside diphosphate kinase regulator encodes the protein MNERHIYVTVKDMERLGRLVLAAISDAPDLEPLRALDRELDRAQGVRPEDVPPDVVTMNSKLRLTDLSAGKEHVVTLVYPDQANDDDRVSILSPLGTALLGYRVGDEIRWEVPGGNLHLRIEELLYQPEAAGNYGE
- a CDS encoding NAD(P)(+) transhydrogenase (Re/Si-specific) subunit beta, whose product is MSGLWIDLGIILILIAGIAQFRTPRAARRGNLTAAVALLCAVVVVLARHGVLHVPLVVIMALLGSCLGGWVATRVNMIQIPAMVAFQHGAGGVAAFLVSFVELTRDSAEPLTQTAEIAALLGLVIGAATFSGSVLASAKLANRLRQTPTRLPYHNGLLLANLAALIVLGVWTGVTASSGVVLGTSLALIVGAVVLGIIFAIRIGGADMPVLISFLNATAGLAAAFCGIAIGNRLLIACGATVAASGSILTHVMCRAMNRGLVGVFAGLRPHHAPAAAPQASTAAIRPAAAASPAPVAVPCPPADTAREAGALPEAPPADPSARAADLLRTARSVIIIPGYGMALAEASEEVVQLGEQLTALNKAVLFAIHPVAGRMPGHMHVLLAEAEVDYGKLRELKDVNGQFAQTDVALVVGACDVVNPAAIEATDTPISGMPILRADEARHVIVCNLDERPGYSGVPNPLYHNPKTILLLGDAQTTIGALRQRLEDQTRGATGASEAAPPLARELVEHPASKYNTAG
- a CDS encoding PAS domain S-box protein produces the protein MSDARKTKAELAAESQRLRAKLAALESRNVAVHGAADARLNPSEHFRAVADYTYDLESWIGPDGRLLWVNPAVERLTGYSVTECLAMADYPLPLIHPADQPRMAGVFAEARAGSSGNDVPFRLRARDGGIRWVAVSWQPLQATDGRHLGYRSSIRDITDRKEAEEALQAQRALLDGIITHIPCGVYWKDRELRYRGCNAEFARAAGVSTPAEIEGKTDHELAWEPEQTAWFRRCDERVLTTGEALLNIEESERQADGRVAQLLTSKVPLRDADGQVCGVLGVDTDISALKAAQDELRRAHDELELRVQARTAELATANDQLRQEIAERVRVAEALRMSEERYRHVAELTSDFAYALRISPDGSFEAEWITDAFARVTGHSRTELGPARALLDLVHTDDRPVVLRSVQLLLAGKSSAAEFRIVRGDGEVRWLHNQARPEWDKLARRVVRILGAAQDISHAKRAEEEARQHQAALMHMARLSTMGGLTAQLAHELNQPLCTIVGNAQTAQRLLGADPPDIVETRAALNDIVTHGNRAADIIRRLRDFLRLQQPRPVVLNVERVIADIAALAEADARQHDASIDFGVAAQLPTVRGDPIQFQQVILNLIRNGLEAMTAMPAGTRALTVRARLDYAGRVVIGVSDLGPGLPDAVAARIFEPFFTTKPSGLGMGLVISRSIAEAYGGSLWMTKNAERGVTFHLALPATTAEEEP
- a CDS encoding response regulator transcription factor is translated as MISRMVRSVGLRVETYGSVQEFLDLYDPRQAGCLVLDVRMPGQSGLDLQERLAALEVPLPIIFITGHGDIAMGVRAMKRGALDFIEKPFQDQVLLDAIHAALTRATEMHDVAQARDDARQRLATLTPREREVLALVVDGLANKQIAARLGTAEQTIKMHRGRLMRKMGADSLPALVRLAQLGGVAADPRR
- a CDS encoding NAD(P) transhydrogenase subunit alpha — its product is MFDVLLMIVIFVLAFAVGYVLIVRVPQMLHTPLMSMTNAISAVTILGAFLLFAVPTSTVEKLLGGVAIVTAMFNVVGGFVITDRMLGMFKKKDAAV